Proteins co-encoded in one Prunus persica cultivar Lovell chromosome G6, Prunus_persica_NCBIv2, whole genome shotgun sequence genomic window:
- the LOC18773374 gene encoding RRP12-like protein, with protein MVQTMKDKSRELESQGRIFSSRSTDAFVHALWSLLPSFCNYASDTAESFNDLEQALCSALQDEPEIRGIICLSLQILVQQNKKIVGEVNDLSDSEVGSARHRAVANYTPQVTADNLSVLKSSACKLLLVLSGVFLNTTKDDAGCLQSTIGEFASIADTEAVSALFRSTMLKLLMVIKRARKAQSYRDCNSKRAQLFDLTVSLLPGLNADEINVLFGVIKSALQDDEGLIQKKAYKVLSIILRDCDRFLSSNSSKLKELPESSNSSKLKELPESSNSSKLKELPESSKSSKLDELVDIMIEVQPCHSSAKRHRLDCLYLLVAHVLKSDTKQRRDDIIRFLTEIVLALKEANKKTRNRAYDILIQIGHAYGDEEKGGKRDDLLEFFYMVAGGLAGETPHMISAAMKALARLAYEFSDLVSTASNLLPSTFLLLQRKNKEIIKANLGLLKVLVAKSQTEGLQLHLKSLVEGLLKWQDATKTHFKAKVKLLLEMLVRKCGLDAVKAVVPQEHIKLLNNIRKIKERKEWKLGSNSEEARSQVSKATASRLSRWNHTKVFSDFDDEETENSDTDYMDAKTVAGRRGKASSQLKSKASSLRRTNKNLLDQLEDEPLDLLDRQRTRSALRSFENLKRKMEWDDGPEIDSDGRLIIRDEAESYKKKPSEPDSDARSESGSYLSANSKKTQKRRKTSESGWATTGKEYGSKKAGGDLKRKDKLEPYAYWPLDRKMMSRRPEHRATARKGISSVVKMTKRLEGKSVSSILSTKGLKFKNKSRVQKKGGSKRKSR; from the exons ATGGTTCAAACGATGAAGGACAAATCCAGAGAG CTCGAGTCACAAGGACGTATTTTTTCATCAAGGAGCACGGACGCATTTGTACATGCTTTGTGGTCGTTATTACCTTCATTTTGCAACTACGCTTCTGATACTGCTGAAAGTTTCAACGATCTAGAACAAGCCTTGTGCAGTGCCCTTCAGGATGAACCTGAGATTCGCGGAATAATATGCTTGAGCTTGCAGATTCTTGttcaacaaaataagaaaattgttgGAGAAGTGAATGATCTGTCTGATAGTGAAGTAGGTAGTGCCAGACACAGAGCTGTTGCTAATTATACCCCTCAGGTTACAGCAGACAACTTGAGCGTGCTCAAGTCATCTGCTTGCAAGTTACTGCTTGTTCTATCAGGTGTCTTCTTGAATACCACAAAAGATGATGCGGGCTGTTTGCAG TCCACAATTGGTGAGTTTGCTTCAATAGCAGATACAGAAGCTGTATCAGCGCTTTTCCGAAGTACAATGCTGAAGCTTTTAATGGTTATTAAAAGGGCTAGGAAAGCACAAAGTTATAGAGATTGTAATTCCAAGCG GGCACAACTATTTGACTTGACAGTTTCACTTTTACCTGGTTTAAATGCTGATGAGATTAATGTTCTTTTCGGAGTAATAAAGAGTGCATTACAG GATGATGAAGGTTTGATACAAAAGAAGGCATATAAAGTTCTTTCAATCATTCTCAGG GACTGTGATAGGTTTCTTTCATCGAATTCTTCGAAACTCAAGGAATTGCCTGAATCATCGAATTCATCGAAGCTCAAGGAATTGCCTGAATCATCAAATTCATCGAAGCTCAAGGAATTGCCTGAATCGTCAAAATCATCGAAGCTCGATGAATTGGTTGACATTATGATTGAAGTGCAGCCCTGCCATTCTTCAGCTAAACGGCACAGACTTGACTGCTTGTACCTCCTAGTAGCCCATGTTTTAAAG AGCGACACAAAGCAGAGGCGGGATGACATTATAAGATTCCTGACAGAAATAGTTCTTGCACTTAAAGAG GCTAACAAAAAGACAAGAAATAGAGCTTATGATATTCTTATCCAAATTGGGCATGCTTATGGTGATGAGGAGAAAGGCGGGAAGAGAGATGAcctgttggaatttttttacatG GTAGCTGGGGGCCTAGCTGGTGAAACTCCTCATATGATCAGTGCTGCAATGAAGGCCTTAGCTCGGTTGGCTTATGAGTTTTCTGATCTTGTTTCAACCGCTAGCAATTTGCTTCCGTCCACATTTCTCCTCCTCcagagaaagaacaaagaaataattaaa GCTAATTTAGGTTTGTTGAAGGTATTAGTGGCCAAATCACAAACCGAGGGGTTGCAATTGCACTTGAAAAGCTTGGTGGAAGGCTTGCTGAAGTGGCAAGATGCTACTAAAACCCACTTCAAAGCCAAG GTTAAGCTTCTTCTAGAAATGCTAGTCAGGAAATGTGGGCTTGATGCTGTTAAGGCTGTGGTGCCTCAAGAACATATAAAACTACTTAACAACATACGGAAG ATCAAGGAACGGAAAGAGTGGAAACTGGGTTCTAACTCGGAGGAAGCTAGATCTCAAGTTTCCAAAGCAACTGCATCCAG GCTGAGCAGGTGGAATCATACGAAAgtattttctgattttgatgatgAAGAAACTGAGAATAGTGATACAGATTATATGGATGCCAAAACAGTTGCGGGCAGACGTGGCAAGGCTTCTTCCCAGCTAAAATCCAAAGCATCCTCATTACG AAGAACAAATAAGAACTTGCTTGATCAACTAGAAGATGAGCCACTTGACTTGCTTGACCGGCAGAGAACAAGGTCAGCGCTTAGATCATTTGAGAATTTAAAGCGAAAAATGGAGTGGGATGATGGGCCAGAGATAGACTCTGATGGGCGCTTAATAATTCGTGACGAAGCAGAATCGTACAAGAAAAAGCCATCCGAACCTGATTCAGATGCAAGAAGTGAATCGGGCAGTTACTTGTCTGCAAACTCAAAGAAAACACAGAAGCGGAGGAAGACATCGGAGTCAGGGTGGGCTACCACCGGCAAAGAGTACGGCAGCAAGAAGGCTGGTGGGGATTTGAAGAGGAAGGACAAGCTCGAACCGTATGCGTATTGGCCACTTGATCGGAAGATGATGAGCCGTAGGCCAGAGCATAGGGCAACTGCAAGAAAAGGGATATCGAGTGTGGTGAAGATGACAAAGAGGCTGGAAGGGAAGAGTGTCTCAAGTATTCTCTCCACCAAAGGCTTGAAGTTTAAGAATAAAAGTAGGGTTCAGAAGAAAGGAGGCAGCAAGAGGAAAAGTAGGTGA